A region of Streptomyces sp. WMMC500 DNA encodes the following proteins:
- a CDS encoding LPFR motif small protein, with the protein MRAIADVLRMIGGALATIVTLPFRLVARLFSGASRTGRRNRRRTV; encoded by the coding sequence ATGCGAGCCATCGCCGACGTCCTGCGCATGATCGGCGGCGCCCTTGCCACGATCGTGACGCTTCCCTTCCGCCTGGTCGCCCGGCTCTTCAGCGGGGCCTCCCGGACCGGTCGCAGGAACCGCCGGCGCACCGTCTGA